From the Diospyros lotus cultivar Yz01 chromosome 13, ASM1463336v1, whole genome shotgun sequence genome, one window contains:
- the LOC127788094 gene encoding uncharacterized protein LOC127788094 produces the protein MGRWANELPLILWAYRTTSRVVTRETSFNLVYGTKALIPIEISAKSPRLMAYEEDNGTRNFEALRENLDLIEKKREYAAMKMAAYHRRITSYYNSQVRNRTMEERDLVLKRSVVTNALKDDGKL, from the coding sequence ATGGGAAGATGGGCTAATGAACTACCATTGATTTTGTGGGCTTACCGAACAACCAGTCGAGTCGTTACTCGTGAAACTTCATTCAATTTGGTGTATGGAACAAAAGCCTTgattcccattgaaatttcagctaaATCTCCTAGGCTGATGGCATACGAGGAAGATAATGGCACGAGGAATTTTGAGGCATTGCGAGAGAAcctggatttgattgaaaagaaGCGGGAGTACGCTGCTATGAAGATGGCTGCTTATCATAGAAGAATCACTAGTTATTATAACTCTCAAGTAAGGAATAGGACCATGGAGGAAAGGGATTTGGTGCTCAAAAGGTCTGTTGTGACCAATGCGCTCAAGGATGATGGAAAATTATGA